In Flavobacterium cerinum, one genomic interval encodes:
- a CDS encoding beta-ketoacyl synthase N-terminal-like domain-containing protein yields the protein MKNKIAITALGSVSALGDNPKSVWESYLNPESLIRFETVGETIYPVAMLSAETKRTIDDLRKSDVKYKTLDDSVLYAVAASRKAVEQAGWKDGHFGINIGSSRGATQLFEKYHREFLETGATATLASPTTTLGNIASWVANDLNNDGPDISHSITCSTALHALLNGVAWLESGMADKFLVGGSEAPLTPFTLAQMKAMKIYSVFQDAYPCKAFDFDKKSNSMVLGEGAAMACLETGEKTNALAYVEGVGYATELLQHNVSISSDAECFQKSMKMALKGVDLTEVDVVVMHAPGTIKGDLSEKNAIEKVFGNAIPLLTTNKWKIGHTFGSSGMLSVELAILMLQQQQFIGIPYCDVPYSKPAVIRKVLVNAVGFGGNAVSVLLSK from the coding sequence TTGAAAAATAAAATTGCGATAACAGCACTGGGTTCAGTTTCTGCTTTAGGAGATAATCCAAAATCGGTTTGGGAATCGTATCTGAATCCGGAATCACTTATCCGGTTTGAAACGGTGGGCGAAACGATATACCCGGTAGCGATGCTTTCTGCTGAAACAAAAAGAACTATCGATGATTTGCGAAAGTCGGATGTTAAATATAAAACATTGGATGATTCGGTATTATATGCAGTTGCAGCTTCCCGAAAAGCAGTGGAGCAGGCAGGATGGAAAGACGGGCATTTCGGTATCAATATCGGATCGTCAAGAGGGGCTACACAATTATTTGAAAAATACCATCGTGAATTTCTTGAAACCGGAGCTACGGCTACATTAGCATCTCCAACCACAACACTTGGGAATATTGCTTCATGGGTAGCAAATGATCTGAATAATGACGGTCCGGATATATCGCATTCGATTACGTGTTCAACAGCATTACATGCGCTTTTAAACGGCGTAGCCTGGTTGGAGTCGGGTATGGCTGATAAATTTCTGGTTGGCGGAAGTGAGGCGCCGTTAACACCGTTTACATTGGCTCAAATGAAAGCAATGAAAATCTATTCCGTTTTTCAGGATGCTTATCCGTGTAAGGCTTTTGATTTTGATAAAAAAAGTAATTCGATGGTTTTAGGAGAAGGAGCTGCGATGGCTTGTCTGGAAACCGGTGAAAAAACGAATGCACTGGCTTATGTGGAAGGAGTGGGCTATGCGACCGAATTGCTGCAACATAATGTCTCGATATCATCGGATGCGGAATGTTTCCAGAAATCGATGAAAATGGCGTTAAAAGGGGTGGATTTGACTGAAGTTGATGTTGTGGTGATGCATGCACCGGGAACGATCAAAGGCGATTTGTCTGAGAAAAATGCAATTGAGAAAGTATTCGGAAATGCCATTCCATTGCTAACGACCAATAAATGGAAAATCGGACATACCTTCGGATCCTCCGGAATGTTAAGTGTTGAGTTAGCGATATTGATGTTGCAGCAACAACAGTTTATCGGAATACCTTATTGTGATGTTCCGTATTCAAAACCGGCTGTAATTCGTAAAGTGTTGGTAAATGCAGTTGGATTTGGCGGAAATGCGGTTAGTGTACTGCTTTCAAAATAA
- a CDS encoding regulatory protein RecX, translating into MQQKHQYHSIDDAIKKLEYYCSYQERCHAEVTQKLQQMHMIPQAIDAIVVHLIENNFLNEERFACSFARGKHRIKKWGKLRIINELKFRGISKYNIDTALKEFSNEEYFETFETLSESTWNSIKETHPAKKKKKFCDFLIRKGYESHLIFDKCNELSNE; encoded by the coding sequence ATGCAACAAAAACACCAATACCATTCAATTGATGATGCTATAAAAAAACTGGAATATTACTGTAGTTATCAGGAACGTTGTCATGCTGAGGTAACACAAAAACTTCAGCAAATGCATATGATCCCACAGGCAATAGATGCTATTGTGGTTCATCTGATTGAAAACAATTTCCTTAACGAAGAGCGTTTTGCCTGTAGTTTTGCCAGAGGAAAACACCGAATAAAAAAATGGGGAAAGCTCCGGATTATTAACGAACTTAAATTCCGGGGTATCTCCAAATACAATATCGACACTGCCTTAAAGGAATTTTCCAACGAAGAATATTTCGAAACATTTGAGACTCTGTCCGAATCGACATGGAATTCCATCAAAGAAACTCATCCCGCTAAAAAGAAAAAAAAGTTTTGCGATTTTCTGATCCGTAAAGGTTATGAATCCCATTTGATTTTCGACAAATGCAACGAGTTAAGTAACGAATAG
- a CDS encoding cupin-like domain-containing protein has product MPLHLTEIERVKTISKEDFYNNYVKKQKPLVIEQLTTDWPAYEKWKLNYIKNIAGDKTVPLYDDRPVSHKDGFNEAHATMKMADYIDLLQSKPTNYRIFLYNLMKEVPSLREDFKWPDIGLRLVKQLPMLFFGGENSRVFMHYDIDYSNILHFHFHGKKQCILFEPNQTPYLYKIPHALISREDIDFDNPDFEKWPALKQAKGLICNLNHGEMLYMPEGYWHYMKYLTPGFSMSLRAFPRSISNLSKAAYNVFIMRHFDNFMRKRKGQNWIDYKNEQAIVQTHKKLGLK; this is encoded by the coding sequence ATGCCTTTACATTTAACTGAAATTGAACGCGTAAAAACCATATCAAAAGAAGATTTTTACAACAACTACGTAAAAAAACAAAAACCACTGGTGATTGAACAGTTAACAACCGACTGGCCAGCCTACGAAAAGTGGAAACTCAATTACATAAAAAACATAGCAGGCGACAAAACGGTTCCCTTATACGATGACCGACCGGTATCGCATAAAGACGGCTTTAACGAAGCTCATGCAACAATGAAAATGGCCGATTATATCGACCTGTTACAATCAAAGCCTACCAATTACCGTATTTTCCTATACAATCTGATGAAGGAAGTTCCGTCGCTTCGAGAAGATTTTAAATGGCCCGATATTGGACTGCGATTGGTCAAACAACTTCCGATGCTTTTCTTTGGCGGTGAGAACTCAAGAGTATTTATGCATTACGACATTGATTACTCTAATATTTTACACTTTCACTTCCACGGAAAAAAACAGTGTATCCTTTTTGAGCCAAATCAAACCCCCTATTTATATAAAATTCCGCATGCCCTTATTTCAAGAGAAGATATCGACTTTGACAATCCGGATTTTGAAAAATGGCCGGCTCTTAAACAGGCTAAAGGCTTAATTTGCAATCTAAACCACGGAGAAATGCTATACATGCCCGAAGGTTACTGGCATTACATGAAATATCTCACTCCCGGATTTTCGATGAGTCTGCGCGCATTTCCAAGAAGCATTTCCAATCTGTCAAAAGCCGCTTATAACGTATTTATTATGCGTCATTTCGACAACTTTATGCGTAAAAGAAAAGGTCAGAACTGGATTGATTATAAAAACGAACAGGCGATCGTACAAACCCACAAAAAATTAGGACTAAAATAA
- the bioB gene encoding biotin synthase BioB: MSATRHNWTKEEIIAIYNKPLMDLLYEAASIHRVNHDPNTVQVSTLLSIKTGGCPEDCGYCPQAARYHTGVEGNDLMSVQQVKAQALRAKSSGSSRVCMGAAWRNVKDGPEFDQVLEMVRTINKLDMEVCCTLGMLTENQAQRLAEAGLYAYNHNLDTSEEYYKEVISTRGFEDRLQTIENVRKTNVTVCSGGIIGMGESIEDRAGMLVALSTLNPQPESVPINALVAVEGTPMEEEKPVEIWEMIRMVATTRIVMPDTQVRLSAGRTQMSREGQAMCFFAGANSIFAGDKLLTTPNPDVNEDMKMFQELGLQPQKPFIKLMQPETVEAEDSKFQALGEKPKWTRPGHKIERNLDATVKNKK, encoded by the coding sequence ATGAGTGCAACCAGACATAATTGGACAAAAGAAGAAATTATTGCCATATACAACAAACCCCTAATGGATCTGCTTTATGAAGCAGCTTCAATACATCGTGTTAATCATGATCCGAATACCGTACAGGTATCAACCCTATTATCCATTAAAACCGGAGGATGTCCGGAAGATTGCGGGTATTGCCCTCAGGCCGCACGTTATCATACCGGTGTTGAAGGAAACGACCTAATGTCGGTACAGCAAGTAAAAGCTCAGGCATTACGTGCTAAATCCAGCGGTTCTTCCCGAGTTTGTATGGGAGCAGCCTGGAGAAACGTTAAAGACGGACCGGAATTCGATCAGGTATTGGAAATGGTTCGTACCATTAACAAACTGGACATGGAAGTATGTTGTACATTAGGAATGCTTACAGAAAACCAGGCACAACGTTTGGCCGAAGCAGGACTATATGCATACAATCACAACCTGGATACTTCTGAAGAATACTACAAAGAAGTTATTTCAACACGTGGCTTTGAAGATCGTTTACAAACTATTGAAAACGTTCGTAAAACCAATGTAACCGTATGTAGCGGTGGTATTATCGGGATGGGAGAAAGTATTGAAGACCGTGCCGGAATGTTGGTAGCTTTATCTACTTTAAATCCGCAACCGGAATCAGTACCGATCAATGCATTAGTAGCGGTTGAAGGAACGCCGATGGAAGAAGAAAAACCGGTTGAAATCTGGGAAATGATTCGTATGGTTGCCACAACCCGTATTGTAATGCCGGATACTCAGGTACGTTTATCAGCCGGAAGAACACAAATGTCGAGAGAAGGTCAGGCGATGTGTTTCTTTGCCGGAGCCAATTCAATTTTTGCCGGAGACAAATTATTAACCACTCCAAACCCGGATGTTAACGAAGACATGAAAATGTTCCAGGAATTAGGATTACAGCCGCAAAAACCGTTTATCAAACTGATGCAGCCTGAAACCGTGGAAGCTGAAGATTCTAAATTTCAAGCATTAGGAGAAAAGCCTAAATGGACACGTCCAGGACACAAAATTGAACGAAATCTTGATGCTACAGTAAAAAACAAAAAATAA